The genomic region ATTGTTCTGGGCACGAATCCGCTTTTAGGATTAGTCTCCTCTCGGTGAAAGACATAGATCGGTCTCAATGAAAATACAGATCAACGGACGTCCCGGCTGGACGCGACTTCGTCGTTTATCAAATGCAATTACTGAAGACTCATCAGCAACTTAATCGTTCATACCGCATGCAGTCACAGGCTGCTGAGGTACTGATCTCACGCTACTTCGACTAGGTGTGGCTATTCACAGCTGGCGTAGCTGTGACACTCACTGTTCGTGTTCGGGGACCGTCGCACTCAATCAGAAGGACTGATTGCCATGTGCCCGTTGTGAGTTCACCGTCTTCGATCGGAATTGTTGCGCTCGCTCCAATGAGCATCGCACGGATATGCGAATCAGCGTTTCCATCAATTTCATTATGCCGCCAACCAGTATCATCAATGAGTTCATTAAGTGCTGTCTCAAAGTCACTTTGTAGTCGTTTCTCGGCTTCATTCACGGTTATAGCAGCGGTTGTATGTTCAACAAACACTGTTATGATGCCCGTCAGGTCATCTGGTACAGCGGCATGGACTTGCGCCGTGATATCTGTGACCGACAGTTGATCTTTTGTTGATATCTCAAA from Haloquadratum walsbyi C23 harbors:
- a CDS encoding secondary thiamine-phosphate synthase enzyme YjbQ, yielding MQRSQAQTRFEISTKDQLSVTDITAQVHAAVPDDLTGIITVFVEHTTAAITVNEAEKRLQSDFETALNELIDDTGWRHNEIDGNADSHIRAMLIGASATIPIEDGELTTGTWQSVLLIECDGPRTRTVSVTATPAVNSHT